A genome region from Oncorhynchus clarkii lewisi isolate Uvic-CL-2024 unplaced genomic scaffold, UVic_Ocla_1.0 unplaced_contig_9428_pilon_pilon, whole genome shotgun sequence includes the following:
- the LOC139396591 gene encoding proteasome subunit alpha type-2-like: MGERGYSFSLTTFSPSGKLVQIEYALSAVAAGAPSVGIKASNGVVLATEKKQKSILYDETSVHKVEMITKHIGMVYSGMGPDYRVLLRRARKLAQQYFLVYQEPIPTAQLVQRVASVMQEYTQSGGVRPFGVSLLIAGWDDDHPYLFQSDPSGAYFAWKATAMGKNYVNGKTFLEKRYNVDLELEDAIHTAILTLKESFEGQMTEDNIEVGICNEAGFRRLTTAEVKDYLAAIA; this comes from the exons ATGGGAGAAAGGGGGTACAGTTTCTCACTCACCACATTCAG CCCATCTGGTAAACTGGTCCAGATTGAGTATGCCCTGTCAGCAGTAGCAGCAGGAGCCCCCTCAGTGGGAATCAAAG CCTCAAATGGAGTCGTTTTGGCAACCGAGAAGAAACAGAAGTCTATACTGTACGATGAGACGAGTGTTCACAAAGTCGAGATGATAACCAAACATATTGGCATGGTCTACAGTGGAATGGGTCCAGACTACAG GGTGCTGTTGAGGAGAGCGAGGAAACTGGCCCAGCAGTACTTCCTGGTCTACCAGGAGCCAATCCCCACAGCCCAGCTTGTCCAGCGGGTAGCCTCTGTCATGCAGGAGTACACACAGTCTGG TGGAGTGCGACCCTTTGGTGTGTCACTGTTGATAGCTGGATGGGATGATGATCACCCTTACCTCTTCCAGTCAGATCCCTCT GGTGCATACTTTGCATGGAAAGCCACAGCGATGGGAAAGAACTACGTCAATGGGAAAACATTCCTAGAAAAGAGATATAACGTGGATCTGGAGCTGGAAGACGCAATCCACACAGCAATCTTAACCTTGAAG GAAAGTTTTGAGGGTCAGATGACAGAAGATAACATTGAGGTGGGAATCTGCAACGAGGCAGGTTTCAGAAGACTCACCACAGCAGAGGTCAAGGACTACCTGGCAGCCATTGCATAA